The DNA segment CGAGGGCGACGTGAAGAAAGCCGGGAAGGCCCTCCCGAAGCGCGGCGCGTTCGCGGGGCACTGGGCGTATCTCGATCAGGGAAAGGTGCGGCGGGAAGACGCTTTCCGGGACCTCGACGGGCGGATCGGGCGCGGACTGGCGAAGCGGCCCTGAGGGGCAGGGGGGCCCGCCCGGGAACGCTCCTTGACAGGTCATCCCCTGACGACTTATAACTAACTGGTTAGTTAAACCGATTGGTTAGGAGGGCTGCGGATGACCCGGAAAGAGACGACGGATCGAACCTCGACGCCGGCTTCCTTCTGCAGCGCCGAGGCGAGCGAACCCTGCCGCAAGGTCCTTCACGCGGCAGCAGCTGTCTTCGCTGAGGAAGGCTTCGCCGGAGCCCGGGTCGACACCATCGCCGAGAGAGCCGGGGTCAACAAGGCGATGGTCTACTACCACGTCGGGGACAAGGCCCGCCTCTACGAGGCCGTCTTCTCGGAGACCCTCGACCGAACCAGGGAAGCCCTGGACGTCGAGCTCGCGACGACGGCCTCCCCCGAGGAGAGACTGCGCGCCTTCGTCTCGACCCTGGCTCGGGTGGCCCGGGAGCACCCGCACCTCCCCACCCTCATCCTGCGGGAGTTTGCCGGTGGTGGCAGCAACCTGCCCGACTCGGTCCTTCGGCGCATCGGCAGCATTCTTCGCATCGTCCGGCAGGTGCTGGAGGAAGGGCACGCCGAGGGCAGCTTCCGTGTCGCGAACCCGACCATCACCCACCTCGCCGTCGCCGGCAGCGTGTTGTTCCTGTCGACGAGCCGGCCGATCATGAAAAGGCTCGGGGAGCTGGATGCCGTGCGGACGTCGGCCGACCTCGGCAGCGACGTCGCCGGCCCGCTCGCCGACCTTCTGCTGCGCGGCCTTCTCGCCGTTCCTACGGGTTCGACGGCCGAAAAAGAGAGCCGCACTGCAGCCCGTCCCCGAGCTGCGGGCCGGCGGCGCACGGCCCCGACTTCCCGCCAGTCCTGAGGAGGACCCAATGAAGAAACGTCTGATCGTGATTCCGATCGTCGTCGCGGTGGCCGCGGCCGCTCTCTACTTCGGGCTGAGGTCACGTCCCGCCGCGCCCTCGAACGTCTTGAAGATCTCGGGGAACATCGAGGTCACGAGCGTCGAGCTGAGCTTCAACATCGCCGGAGAGACGACGACACGGCTCGTCTCGGAAGGGATGCAAATCAAGGCAGGACAGGTCGTGGCGACCCTCGACACCGCGGAGCTCGAGCACGAGCTGGAGCTCCGACGAGCCGAGCTGGGGGCGGCCCAGGCTCGCCTCTCGGAGCTGACGGCTGGCTACCGCGTCGAGGAGATCGGCCAGGCCCGGGCGGCCCTCGAGCGCGCCCGGGCCGAGGCGACCAGGGCCGAGGCCGAGGCGAGGCGGCAGAAAGAGCTCCGGGACCAGGATGTCATCTCGACCCGTGAGTACGAGGTGGCCGAGGCGGCCTATCGCTCGACCCAGGCGCAGGTCCAGGAGGTCTCCCAGAAGCTCGTGCTCCTGACGAACGGCCCACGCAAGGAGCAGATCGCGGAGGCGCGCGAGCGGGCCCGCCAGGTCGAGGCCGCGTACGGCGTGGCCCGGAACCGGCTCGGCTACGCCACGCTCGCCTCGCCCCTGACAGGGGTCGTTCTGACGGATCACATAGAGCCGGGGGAGCACGTGGCGGCCGGGACCCCCGTCGTGACCGTGGCCGATCTGAGCAACGTCTGGCTGCGCGGATTCATCGACGAGGCCGACCTCGGACGCGTCAAGCTCGGCCAGCACGTCCGCATCGAGACGGACGGGAGGCCGGCACGGTCTATGCCGGGCGTGTCTCGTTCATCGCCCAGGAGGCGGAGTTCACACCGAAGAGCGTCCAGACGGCCAGGGAACGCGTGAAGCTCGTCTACCGGCTCAAGGTCGACATCGAGAACCCACGCCACGAGCTGAAGCCCGGCATGCCGGCTGACGCTGAAATCGAGCTCTCCGAGATTTAGCCGATGGACGCCATCGACGTCAACGGGCTCACGAAGAGCTTCGGCCCGATCGAGGCCGTCAAGGGCCTGACCCTGCGGATCCGGGCCGGAGAGATCTACGGTCTCGTGGGGCCCGATGGCGCCGGAAAGACGACCACGATGCGCCTCCTGACCGGGAGCATGGACCCCACGAGCGGAGACGCCTTCGTCGGCGGGCATCACACGGT comes from the Acidobacteriota bacterium genome and includes:
- a CDS encoding TetR/AcrR family transcriptional regulator gives rise to the protein MTRKETTDRTSTPASFCSAEASEPCRKVLHAAAAVFAEEGFAGARVDTIAERAGVNKAMVYYHVGDKARLYEAVFSETLDRTREALDVELATTASPEERLRAFVSTLARVAREHPHLPTLILREFAGGGSNLPDSVLRRIGSILRIVRQVLEEGHAEGSFRVANPTITHLAVAGSVLFLSTSRPIMKRLGELDAVRTSADLGSDVAGPLADLLLRGLLAVPTGSTAEKESRTAARPRAAGRRRTAPTSRQS